taggctctggacccaccgtggccctgaactggataagggttacagataatgaatgaatgttgccaCTGTTCTCGTGTGGATGAAAGAAACCGGATAGTGATTTTCCACtggaaaatgattaaaaatgtccACGCTCCATAAGGTTCAGTATCTTTATGGAGTCTCCATTTTAACAGCGTGCAGTGTGGCTGCTCTGAGAGGAAGTCCTTTTTTATCCTGAATCATCGTTCATGTTAAAACACAGAGGAAGGGTCAGCCGTTCCTATGGCCTCAGCATTTTTCTGCCTTAAAGCCATAGTCTCAGCACATTACAAGTCAGTTATTCATTGTCTATTCATGAAAATAGTTTTTAGAACTTGTTGACTGTCATTTCCTTCGTGACTGTGCTTCGTACATTGGCACAAAACCAGACGCTAGGTACCAGACACCTTCACTACTTTCTATAAACTGGGTTCAAACGTTTGTAGACACACTTCGTTATTAGTGACTTCAGCTACTTAAAAAAAGCAGAGGTCCACAGAGATGGTAAGGTCACTATGTTCAGTGGCAGTTCTCAGGGTAAAGGACACATTCTCTGAGGTGATGGACCTCCAATTAATTCAGCGTAGATTCTGGATTGACCCTAATTTAACCCTTCAACATCTGTATTTGTCTTCACTCGTGTGCTCATGCCTGAGCGTCCTGATCCAGCGCAAACAGAAATCTTAAAACCACTTTAGTCCAGAAGAAATATCGGACAAACACGTGTTTTCCCAAATTCTGAATTGATTCGATGATGTGCTGTTGATCTGAAGTGTTCTCGCTTCACTCGACAAACCGGCTGTGCCCTAGAACATGTTATATATGGTTTGTACAAGTCTCTGTTTCTGGTTTAAACCAGAATCTTCATCATGTGACTCTTCATCAAGGAAGCAGTGTGACAGGTTGACAAGCTGCCTTGACTTCACCAAAGTGCACTGTAGTCTCTGCAGTCTACGGGGGGCACATGGCCTTCCACTCCGAGCCCTGTGGCTGAGCCTCGGCTTGATTTGCTTCACTGGTGCGATAAGAGGACGTTCGTATTGAAACTGCAGAGTTCATAGTGTTCTAACGGTAAACAGTGATAAGGGCTGCCGACAAAGACTAGAGGTTATTAACAGTGAGGATTGTGCTTTGCGATTAGGATTAGGGATGTTTTTAGAGGGAAGGAAAACGAGTAAAAAGCATCGGGATGTTGTGAGGTAACGCTCATGTTACGTACTCCTTTATTTGGAAGAATAGAATGCACGACTGCTTTCTGATTAACTGCACAAGTCACGTAAATACACAAGGGTGATGTCGCTGTTTGCTGCAGCCATTGATAGGCTCTAAACCAGTGCACACTAGCTTCTGTTCCTGACACGAGTCACGCTGAATGACTGGATTATATTCACAATCCTGAGTAAGGCTGCGTTTATTGACAGAAGGAAACATGCTCTCGGTTTGACGTCGGTTTGACGTTGAGACGTAAACTGGTTTATTAACGTAACCTTAAAAGCCATCTGGTACCCTGTTATTTTTTGgaatatatttggaaaatacAGAAGTTTTGAGTATTCTCAATGCAGCCCAGCCCTGCCGTAACCTTAGAAACCGTCCATGTTTTCTTAATCTATTGTGTAATCATCGTGGTCCGAAGTCCCGAGCATGTTATTACAGTCGTATAAGACAGATAGCCCTTAGCCTTTGATAAGTGGAGGTCCAAAATCACATTAGATTAGTAATTGTTATTTCACACGGTGATAGAAACCACAGTGGcacacacatttccaccagAACCTGTTTGAATGTATTAGGCCTATCGTCTCTTAATGTTTTACCCACTATGTGTTAGGTCAGATATAGGGTTAATGTGACTAAAGCGCTGGTCCTCCAGGGGCTGTATTTGGGTCAAAATCCATGAATGATTATTAGCAGCTCGTTATGTCCATTATAAGTCTTTTTGGGGTGTACTTGTTCCAGCCTTTTATCGTTGGTGTGGTGCGACGTGTGGAAAAGATCACACTGCTTCCCTCGACAAAAACACAGGAAGGTTCAGGCTTTATAAATAGCCTTTGTCAGATGATACTCTCGTTAATCTATCACAGCTGGAGCAGTGCACAAGCTACCGATCAGTGTATCCCCACCGATCGAAAGACTAAATGATGGATGTACGGTAAGCGCAGCCTTCCATTTCCAGGGCGGATGTCATATCATCCCACTAAAGCTGGACACATAACCATGACGACAGAGGCAGCTCTATCATGTATTTCGTGACCTAATGAGGTGTTGAAAATGTGGATGTTTAATCTTTAACCCAGAGCAAATATCACAACTACCTGCTTGGAGCTAGAGCTGAAAGCTTTTAATTGTACCATTGCACAGGGCAGTACTAAGTACACAGTATGTATGTAAAGCGTAATGTATGTATTACTCCGCCAAAGAAAGTAGTTCTTGCTCACAAGTTGATATGCCCTAGAGGGTTACATCCAATAGCAATTTCCTCTGTGTGCGTTTCGTATTGTTCTCTCACAGCGAGACCCCTCACCTAAAGGAAGGCCACGCTGAGAGGTAGGGGATGGTGGTTTTGGCTCTGAACCATAGCTGGGTCTTTGTCTTTTCAGGCAGCCATGCAAACGTTTGAAGGGAAGGATCTGGAGGTGTACACTAATGGCAGTGCTGGACACATGAACGGCAAAGAAGTGATCAGGATGCGTGAGGTGGCCTTTGAGAAGAACCCATCAGAACCGCTGGTACTGTATCCTGACTGTATCAAGCTGGAAGAGTCCTGCAAATACCGCCGTGACGCAGTCTAACCTGGTCTTGTTTAATGTTTCTGACCAGGGAGTGACTCTGAAACTGAATGAGAAGCAGAAGTGCATGGTGGCGAGGATACTACACGGAGGAATGATCCACAGACAAGGTGATTAATACTTCATTCGGGTTGAGTAACGTTGTGTattatgttgtttttatacAGCATTTACAGAAGTGGGGTTTATAGCAGTAGGTCACTGAATCTATCCTCTCAAATCAAAAGAAAATCAAGGAAGGGAGATTGAAGGAACAGTgatgtctcctccctcaacatccatggcaaCGCAAAGCATCTATCCCCCAACTGCcattaacatttattatgaaagttacatttaaataaaaccttACAAATGTGTTTGAAATTAACAGTGCTCTTAGAATTGAAAACTTCTGTGTCCATTGCTAAAGTTCTCCCTGAAATGTTTACTCAGTGAAGTTCATGGTCTTGGTGGGTCATACCAGGAATcacggggcaccagtccttcaacggggtgacacacactcccacattaactcacacacacacacctacggacacttttgagtctccaatccaccttccaacgtgtgtttttagagcatgggaggaaaccggagcacccggagaaaacccacgcagacacagggagaacacaccacattcctcacagagagtcacccggaggaaacccacgcagacacagggagagcacaccacactcctcacagacagtcacccggaggaaacccacgcagacacagagagaacacaccacactcctcacagacagtcacctggaggaaacccacgcagacacagggagaacacaccacattcctcacagacagtcacccggaggaaacccacgcagacacagagagaacacaccacgctcctcacagacagtcacccggaggaaacccacgcagacacagagagaacacaccacactcttcacagacagtcacccggaggaaacccacgcagacacagggagagcacatcacactcctcacagacagtcacccggaggaaacccacgcaaagaacacaccacacttctcacagacagtcacccggaggaaacccacacagacagggagaacacaccacactcctcacagacagtcacccggaggaaacccacgcagacacagagagaacacaccacactcctcacagacagtcacccggaggaaacccacgcagacacagagagaacacaccacactcctcacagacagtcacccggaggaaacccacgcagacacagagagaacacaccacactcctcacagacagtcacccggaggaaacccacgcagacacagggagaacacaccacactcctcacagacagtcacctggaggaaacccacgcagacacagggagaacacaccacactcctcacagacagtcacccggaggaaacccacgcagacacagggagaacacaccacactcctcacagacagtcacccggaggaaacccacgcagacacagggagaacacaccacactcctcacagacagtcacctggaggaaacccacgcagacacagggagaacacaccacactcctcacagacagtcacccggaggaaacccacgcagacacagggagaacacaccacactcctcgcagacagtcacccggaggaaacccacgcagagaacacaccacactcctcacagacagtcacccggaggaaacccacacagacagggagaacacaccacactcctcacagacagtcacccggaggaaacccacgcagacacagggagaacacaccacactcctcacagacagtcacccggaggaaacccacgcagacacagggagaacacaccacactcctcacagacagtcacccagaggaaacccacgcagacacagggagacactacctgctgctgcaAATTAGgagattaaaattaaaaactcaTCAAAACTACAAAGAGATTTTCATAAAAACACAAGAAGTTACTggtattttatctttatttttgtgattacattttttcaATCAATAGACACTacttatgtaataaatataaagaaaagtccattgtgttgattttatatcGATTCGTATATTTGACGTTTAAAAGATATATTTCAGTGTGATGAACCTCAGCAAATCAtgtgattaattatttaattccttTAATCGACTGACAGCACTAGAACGCACTACACCAGTGTTCAGTCAAAGAACATCAGAATGTGGAAAGTCCACAATGAACAAGAAAGTGTTTGATGTTGACACCGGGTCTGCACTTAAATCTTAAATCTGAcgctgactgggtgtgtgtttattgattaGGTTCCTTACACGAAGGAGATGAAATTGCGGAGATTAATGGCAAAAGTGTGGCTAATCAGAGCGTGGACCAGCTGCAAAAGATTTTGGCAAGTATTCTTTCTAAATCTGCCAGGAGTCTTTTTTCCTCAGTCTGTTTGTGGGAGTTGGCAGTCATGAGACTTACATTTGCTTTTACggtttttaaacagaaagacACAAATGGCATCGTCACCTTAAAAATCATCCCCAACCAGCAAAGCCGCCCTGTGGTTTGTGAGGTAGGCAAACGTCGTGTTACCTATTAAATCTGTATATAAATTCCTGTTGAACCTTAAATGTTTTCTGTTGCGATATAAGTCTGTCCTGAACTACACATGGTTTGTTCTTTATTAGGGGAATCCTCTAATCCTCTGACTCAGGTGACTATTCAATCATTAGATCATGAATGTGGCTAAACATATAAGCTGCGTTTTAAAGCCTAGCTCAGGAGCATTTCTCGGCCGCTACGTCACAGAAGGTTGTTCCAACGTGAAGGATCCTTCGTATACATCCGAGAAATGCAGCCTACGTTTGGAGCGATTTGAAGGAACGCAACAGATGTATCCTTCGTGGCTCCAGGTTACCCACAATTCTCTGCGTACGTTGGAGATTATAAACAAGACACGGCGAAAAACTGACGTTTGAAGTGTAAAATAACTAATACTATTTGTCTCTATACCATATTAAATCAAAAAGCTTATTGGCATATTACAGTACTACAGGAAGCATATAGTAGTGTTATTGTTAATCCCAGTTAAAAGACGACGTTtgagttttaatatattttattagtaTTGTCTAATACTACATATAACTTATTTTAACTTATTCACGTTAGTGCTTCAAGGTGGATAAGACCTTTCAGGTGACGTCACAACGCAGCTTACGTAGACCGTTCCATTTGTTTGACCGGGTAACTAAGAATGAGTCTTCATAGGGCAGTCCTACCGAGTCCTACCTTggctgcagcctaggctttggaacgcAGCTATACAGTCCCATTTCCtcattaaataaatgagcaGGAAACCTGCTGTGTTTCTTGTGTCATCTGCTGGTCGCACTTAGTCACAACACTCTGTTTATTTGTCCAGGAGGGTAcaataggaatgaatgaatataaaaaaggTATGACTATGAGACAGAGacgttgtgtttttgtgtgatttGCAATGGCATTACTCTCTCGCCTGACCGTAACATTTACCTAGATGCAGCTCATATTGTGCTACAGTTTGAACCCATAACCTTTTGGTGAATAGTGTAGATGTAAAACACGTTTCACCCACTCTTTTTCTTGCTTTATGTTAGTGCTCCACCACTAGGCTCTCTAGAGACAGAGCTTACCACGTAGACCTAGCCACAGTGACTAAATTTCCTCCTCTTTATCTACTAAAAAGTCTCCACAGTTCTGACTTTTCCTCTGTTCCTTTTGTCAGTTTATCTGTgaataaagagaaaacacaatAATGGACATCACAGTCGTAAACCGAACTGAATCCTTGTTTGACCtattgtttcctcccacagtccataaccACACGTTGGattgactcaaaattgtccctaggtgtgagtgtgtgagagaatgtgtgactggcgcccccttcagggtgtgctCCCACCTTATAAAATTGCTGAATACTTCAGGCTGAATATTTATCACTGGTGAATATATATCACAGTAAACACGGTCTCTACTCACCACAAAGCTTTTGGGAAACTGGGTCAACATCATCCGTATACTTAAGCTCCATTGCTGACAGTCAGTGGTCATGCCTGTTGCATTGTGAATACCCTGcagctgttgttttgttttccctGCAGATGTACATGAGGGCTCAGTTTGACTATGACCCCACCAAGGATGACCTCATCCCATGCAAAGAGGCAGGCCTTAAATTCCAAACAGGTGATATCATTCAGATCATCAACAAGAGGGATCCAAACTGGTGGCAGGGTAGAGTGCAAAATTCAGCCAAAGATTTTGCAGGGCTCCTGCCTTCCCCAGAACTTCAGGAATGGTATGGTCCAGTCTCAAGTTGAGCTGTTACTACTGATTTAGTTCATAGGTGTATGAAATCACTTTATAAAGGTAATCATATCTCTTCCCAGGCGAGTGGCTAGCAAAAGCAAAACCACGGGCGAGGCCAGTCAGTCATGTAGTCCCTTTGGCAAAAAGaagaaatgtaaagacaagTACTTGGCCAAACACAGTGCAAGTAAGTAATGCTAATTTCTAGCAAACAGGTAGTCCACCTTACCCACCAATTTTGACTGGACTGTATGTTGTTTCTGCAGTTTTTGATCAGCTTGATGTCATTTCTTACGAAGAAGTCGTACAACTCCCTGCATTCAACAGAAAAACCCTGGTACTCATTGGTATGTCATGTTGTATCTCTGCAGACTGCATCATGCAGTGCTTTCTCAAGGTTACAAAAGCAACTTTCAGGACCAACAAGTCCCAAGTCGTAATCCT
This genomic interval from Hoplias malabaricus isolate fHopMal1 chromosome 15, fHopMal1.hap1, whole genome shotgun sequence contains the following:
- the mpp1 gene encoding 55 kDa erythrocyte membrane protein, with translation MTLKSDKHESALILERVSGVRTALSDLYLEQLLQNRPKTDKAAMQTFEGKDLEVYTNGSAGHMNGKEVIRMREVAFEKNPSEPLGVTLKLNEKQKCMVARILHGGMIHRQGSLHEGDEIAEINGKSVANQSVDQLQKILKDTNGIVTLKIIPNQQSRPVVCEMYMRAQFDYDPTKDDLIPCKEAGLKFQTGDIIQIINKRDPNWWQGRVQNSAKDFAGLLPSPELQEWRVASKSKTTGEASQSCSPFGKKKKCKDKYLAKHSAIFDQLDVISYEEVVQLPAFNRKTLVLIGAPGVGRSHIKSVLLTKYPEKFAYPSPHTTRTPRKDEENGKEYFFISNDEMTKCIVGNEFLEYGSFQGNMFGTKIETIHKIHEQGKIALLDVEPQTLKLLRTADFASLVVFIAPTTTGNQTEALQAIQKESDAIHSTYRHFFDVILVNNDVDESVKCVEEALERAASSPQWVPVSWVY